Proteins encoded within one genomic window of Dyadobacter chenhuakuii:
- a CDS encoding glycosyltransferase has translation MQHNFPETTLLITHYNRSGSLERLLTTFQNLGCQFASIVVSDDGSKPEHLTKLVALKDRFTFELVTTPVNKGLGDNINKGQDAVKTPYTLYVQEDFDPTEKFPETFKDALQFMNEDKGLDIVRFYAYFAHPKLKPFKKGFSEMIFSYWDPSHLKFYIYSDHPHLRRSNFLEKFGRYPDKVNINLSEYTMAINFLHKKGRGLFYNEFTTIFEQKNTAQEPSTLDRRSWKLSENPLVLLTRFFYLRYRWLKNSLDLALKK, from the coding sequence ATGCAACATAATTTTCCAGAGACTACTTTGCTGATAACCCACTACAACAGAAGCGGTTCGTTAGAGCGATTGTTAACAACATTCCAGAACCTGGGTTGTCAGTTCGCCTCGATAGTAGTGTCTGATGACGGAAGCAAGCCCGAACATCTCACCAAACTTGTTGCATTAAAGGACCGTTTCACCTTTGAGCTGGTGACCACGCCGGTAAACAAAGGCCTCGGTGATAACATTAACAAGGGTCAGGATGCAGTAAAGACGCCTTATACCCTTTATGTGCAGGAAGATTTCGACCCGACGGAAAAATTTCCGGAGACTTTTAAAGACGCGCTGCAATTTATGAATGAGGACAAAGGGCTCGACATTGTCCGGTTCTACGCGTATTTTGCCCATCCCAAACTGAAACCTTTCAAAAAAGGATTTTCGGAAATGATATTTTCTTACTGGGACCCGAGCCACCTCAAATTTTACATTTACAGCGATCACCCGCACCTGAGACGCAGCAATTTTCTTGAAAAATTCGGACGCTATCCCGACAAGGTAAATATCAACCTCAGCGAATATACCATGGCCATCAATTTCTTGCATAAGAAAGGCAGAGGCCTGTTCTACAACGAGTTCACGACCATTTTTGAACAAAAAAACACTGCGCAGGAGCCCAGTACGCTGGACCGGAGAAGCTGGAAGCTAAGTGAAAATCCACTGGTGCTGCTTACGCGCTTTTTTTATCTGCGTTATCGCTGGCTGAAAAACAGCCTGGATCTTGCGTTGAAAAAGTAA
- a CDS encoding lipopolysaccharide biosynthesis protein — translation MGFELLQKVQNKHFLSLAGNGIMSVLGMLNMIILYRTLSVASIGMWVFFLSVLLLVDTFRSGFITTAFIKFYAGATPERKAEVVGSTWFIAGAITAILVVLNVPAYFFSPYLENPSLILFVEWFGVIYVASLPYFIATCVVQAEQRFDHLLYIRFVNQGVFILLVIIMAVTKTASLQNIIYAYLTAAIATSLFSIFMGWSRIAAFGSRTKAGISELFHFGKYSVGTTLSSNLFGTSNTMIINFTLGPAALAVYNLGQRLMEIIEIPLRSFAATGMPELSAAYNAGNKERVIEIMKRYTGLLTCALVPVCIGALLLADVAIGIIGGKKYMDTEAANIMRLFMTFALLYPMDRFFALTLDVIHQPKINFIKVVVMLIASVCSSFLGIAITHNVYGVAIAGIIPTLIGVGVGYWGLNRFHPFSIGSVITTGYAEAAGIVKTYWLKFAAR, via the coding sequence ATGGGATTCGAACTTTTACAAAAAGTACAAAACAAGCATTTTCTATCGTTGGCGGGAAACGGCATTATGTCCGTTCTGGGTATGCTGAATATGATTATCCTGTACAGGACGCTTTCGGTGGCCAGCATCGGAATGTGGGTTTTCTTTCTCTCTGTTTTACTGCTTGTTGACACCTTCCGTTCGGGTTTTATCACCACGGCATTTATTAAGTTTTACGCGGGCGCAACGCCGGAAAGAAAAGCCGAAGTGGTGGGTTCAACCTGGTTTATAGCCGGCGCGATCACTGCCATCCTGGTCGTCCTGAATGTTCCTGCTTATTTCTTTTCGCCTTATCTCGAAAATCCTTCGCTGATCCTGTTTGTAGAATGGTTTGGGGTTATTTATGTCGCTTCACTTCCTTACTTTATCGCCACTTGTGTGGTCCAGGCAGAGCAGCGCTTTGATCATTTGTTATATATCCGGTTTGTAAATCAGGGTGTTTTTATCCTGCTGGTCATCATTATGGCCGTTACAAAAACGGCCAGTCTGCAAAACATTATCTACGCTTACCTTACCGCAGCCATCGCCACGAGCCTGTTTTCCATCTTCATGGGCTGGTCACGCATTGCTGCATTTGGCTCCCGTACGAAAGCAGGGATCAGTGAGCTGTTTCATTTTGGAAAATACAGCGTAGGCACAACGCTCAGTTCCAACCTGTTTGGCACGTCCAACACGATGATCATTAACTTCACGCTCGGGCCTGCCGCGCTCGCAGTCTATAACCTGGGCCAGCGCCTCATGGAAATCATCGAAATTCCCCTGCGCAGCTTTGCGGCAACCGGGATGCCCGAACTTTCGGCGGCATACAACGCAGGCAACAAAGAGCGGGTGATCGAGATCATGAAAAGATATACAGGCTTGCTTACCTGCGCGCTTGTGCCGGTGTGCATTGGGGCATTGCTGCTGGCGGATGTGGCGATCGGCATTATCGGAGGCAAAAAATACATGGATACCGAAGCTGCCAACATCATGCGGCTGTTCATGACTTTCGCCCTTTTATATCCCATGGACAGATTTTTTGCACTTACCCTGGACGTAATCCATCAGCCGAAAATCAATTTTATAAAAGTGGTCGTCATGCTCATTGCGAGCGTTTGCTCGTCTTTTCTGGGCATTGCCATCACGCATAATGTGTATGGGGTTGCCATTGCAGGCATTATACCCACATTAATAGGCGTTGGCGTGGGTTACTGGGGATTGAACCGGTTTCATCCTTTCTCGATCGGCAGCGTGATCACAACGGGTTACGCGGAAGCGGCTGGCATTGTTAAAACGTATTGGCTCAAATTCGCCGCAAGGTGA